A part of Herpetosiphonaceae bacterium genomic DNA contains:
- a CDS encoding alkaline phosphatase D family protein → MVGRTWKTGARIWVGTSDTYGNDTSETLTLRVRLATACETCWLSSVEMTRIGAGSGYRSWKATLSGLSPATRYDYRIFASGLTGERGGSSFMTEPDAPARFKVGVASCMNGEKQPSQPSFSIMREQLDNGQPNLHVLLGDNMYTTQNPPTKDHYWFKYMQQRKVPEFASVYRNFPTYAIWDDHDYGPNNEDATFAQKDIARAAFDDLWAHPDFAGDGIYHTFNWGGVNDTGGVDFFMMDDRWGRDCPHNMPADYPANMYGTTQFEWLKSQLLASRATFKVIANGSTLGSVCWGNQRQQLFNFIVANNIKGVFFITGDIHRSLLTQRTLSSGYPLWEVTSSGIGVGGTDAEYSFAMLNFDLTLADPTVTFQVIQNPQKSSSINGPGVTVTSRTVRRSQLQN, encoded by the coding sequence ATGGTAGGCCGCACCTGGAAAACGGGCGCTCGCATCTGGGTGGGGACGAGTGATACCTATGGAAACGATACGAGCGAAACGCTGACACTGCGCGTCAGGCTGGCAACCGCCTGCGAAACATGCTGGCTGTCATCGGTAGAGATGACCAGGATCGGAGCTGGTAGCGGCTATCGCTCGTGGAAGGCGACCCTGTCCGGGCTGTCGCCTGCAACCAGGTACGATTATCGGATCTTTGCGTCCGGCCTGACGGGCGAGCGCGGCGGCAGCTCCTTTATGACGGAGCCGGATGCACCGGCACGCTTCAAGGTTGGCGTGGCCTCCTGCATGAATGGCGAGAAGCAGCCCAGCCAGCCCTCGTTTAGCATCATGCGTGAGCAACTCGACAATGGACAGCCTAACTTGCATGTGCTGCTGGGCGATAATATGTACACCACACAGAATCCGCCAACGAAGGACCATTACTGGTTCAAGTATATGCAGCAGCGTAAGGTGCCGGAGTTTGCTTCGGTCTACCGCAACTTCCCCACCTACGCCATCTGGGATGATCACGACTACGGGCCGAATAATGAAGACGCAACCTTCGCTCAAAAAGACATTGCGCGGGCAGCCTTCGATGATCTTTGGGCGCACCCCGACTTCGCCGGGGATGGGATCTACCACACGTTCAACTGGGGCGGCGTCAACGATACGGGCGGCGTAGACTTCTTTATGATGGATGATCGCTGGGGCCGTGACTGTCCGCATAACATGCCAGCCGACTACCCGGCGAACATGTATGGCACCACCCAGTTCGAGTGGTTGAAGAGTCAGCTCTTAGCATCGCGGGCAACCTTTAAAGTGATCGCGAATGGCTCCACGCTGGGCAGCGTATGCTGGGGAAACCAGAGGCAGCAACTCTTCAACTTCATCGTCGCCAACAACATCAAAGGCGTCTTTTTCATAACCGGCGACATCCATCGTAGTCTGCTCACGCAGCGGACGCTGTCAAGTGGCTATCCGCTGTGGGAGGTCACATCCTCCGGTATCGGGGTTGGTGGCACCGATGCTGAGTATAGCTTTGCCATGCTCAATTTCGACCTGACACTAGCCGATCCTACGGTCACGTTCCAGGTCATTCAAAATCCGCAAAAGAGTTCGAGCATCAATGGTCCTGGCGTAACCGTTACATCTCGTACCGTGCGGCGCTCACAGTTGCAGAACTAA